GGACGGGCCGGACCCGGAATGCGTGCGTGGGCACGGGGAACTCGCGTTGGCCGGGGTCGCCGCGGGCAGCGCGCCGAAGCCGTCGCTGGACCATTCGCACCGCAAGCGTGCGCCGGTGCCGGTGACCATCGGGATGCGCCGCCCGCCGGACCGGGCGTGCGACGAGAACCCGCTCGCCGGGTTCACGCCGCCGGGGCGGTGACCGGTGTGCGGCTGGCGGATGCGACGTGGCCGTCCGTCGCGGAGCGTGCGGCGGACGGGGCGATCCTGGCCGTGCCGATCGGGGCGACCGAACAGCACGGCCCGCATCTGCCGCTGAGCACGGACACCGATCTGGCCGTCGCGTTGTGTGAACGGCTGGCCGCGATTCGGCCGGACGTGCTGGTGGCGCCGCCGGTGCCGTACGGCTCCAGCGGTGAGCACGCCGGGTTCGCCGGGACGTTGTCGATCGGCCAGGCGGCGACGGAGCTGCTGTTGCTGGAACTCGGCCGTTCGGCGGGCGAGACGTTCCGGCACCTGCTGTTCGTTTCCGCGCACGGGGGCAACACCGGGCCGCTCGCGCGGGCGGTCGCCCGGCTGCGCGCGGAATCTCGGGACGTCGAGGTGTATCAGCCGCGCTGGCAAGGGGATCCGCATGCCGGGCGGCCGGAAACCGCGATGCAGCTGGCGTTGCGGCCCGATGTGGTCGAAATGGACTGTGCCGAGCCGGGGGATCGGCGGCCGCTCGGTGAGGTGCTGCCGTTGCTGCGCGAGGGAGGAGTGCGTGCGGTGAGCCACAACGGCGTGCTCGGCGATCCGACCGGGGCGAACGCGGCGGAGGGCGAGGAGCTGCTGACCGTGCTCACCGTGGCCTTGGTGTCCCAAGTGGACGGTTGGTGTCCGCGGTGACCGCGCGGGTCGCGCTCGTCACCGGTGCGGCGCGGGGGATCGGGGCCGCGACCGTGCTGCGGCTGGCCCGGCAGGGGTACGCCGTGCTCGCGGTGGATCGTGCCTCGGATGATCCGGTGCTGCCGTATCCGATGGGTGGCGCGGACGAGCTGGCGGCCGTGGTGCGTGCTGCGCGGGAGCATTCGCCGGAGATCGGGGAGTTCGTCGCCGACGTCCGGGATCCGACGGCGATCGCGGCCGCGGTCGCGGAGGTGGAAAACCGCTGGGGCGGAATGGATGTGGCGATCGCCGCGGCCGGCGTGATCGCCGGTGGGGTGCCGTTGTGGGAGGTGCCGCCGGATCAGGAACGGGCGGTGCTGGAGGTGAATCTCCACGGCGTGCTGAACCTCGCCCGCGTCGCGGTGCCCGCCCTGCTGCGGCGCCCACGTCCGAGATCGGGACGGTTCCTCGCGATTGCTTCCGCGGCGGCCACCCGCGGATTGCCGATGTTGGCTGCGTACTGTGCGGCGAAAGCGGCCGTCGCCGGGCTGATCCACGCACTTGGGGTGGAGCTGGGCGATTCCGGGGTGACTGCGAACGCGGTGAGCCCCGGTTCGACCGATACCCCGATTCTCGCGGAGAGCGCCCGGCTGTACGACTTGCCGGACGCGGCCGCTTTCGCTGCGCAACAGCCGATGGGCCGGGTGCTCGATCCGGACGAGGTCGCCGCGGTGCTGGAGTTCCTGGCGGGGCCGGGCAGCAGCGCGATGACCGGCGCCGTGGTGCCGGTCGATGGAGGGCTAGCGCTATGAAACCCCCACTGCCCCAAGGCTTTCGCATCCAGCTGGACCGTGACACGCGGCAGCTGACCGAGACGCTCTGGTACGGCGGAGCCCCGGCCCGCGTTCTGTGGCTGACCGAAGCCGGTCAGCGGGCCTGGCAGGAACTCGCCGACGGCCCGGTGACCTCGGCTGCCGCGGGGGTGCTCGCCCGTCAGCTCACCGACGCCGGGCTCGCGCACCCGGTCCCGCCGGAGCCGGGGGAACCGGACGTCACCGTGGTGATTCCCGTGCACGACCGGGCCGTGCTTCTGGAACGTTGCCTCGCCGCGCTCGACGGACGGCATCCGGTGCTCGTCGTCGACGACGCCTCCGCCGACGCCGCGGAAGTGGCGGCCGTCGCGGCGAAGTACGGTGCGAAACTGGTGCGGCGTGACGTCAACGGTGGTCCCGGCGCTGCCCGAAACTCCGCGCTGGAACACGTCGACACCGAGCTGGTCGCTTTCCTGGACAGCGATTGCGTGCCCACCGAAGACTGGGCCGGACGGCTTGCCGCCCACTTCGCCGACCCGATGATCGCCGCCGTCGCGCCACGCGTGCGTGCGCTCGCCGAGGACACCTGGGCGGGCCGCTACACCCGGGCGGCAAGCAGCCTCGACCTCGGCGACCGTCCCGCCCGCGTGCTGCCCGGTGGCCGCACCTCCTACGTGCCGACCGCTGCGCTCGTCGCCCGCGTCTGCGCGGTGCG
This Amycolatopsis sulphurea DNA region includes the following protein-coding sequences:
- the mftE gene encoding mycofactocin biosynthesis peptidyl-dipeptidase MftE; protein product: MRLADATWPSVAERAADGAILAVPIGATEQHGPHLPLSTDTDLAVALCERLAAIRPDVLVAPPVPYGSSGEHAGFAGTLSIGQAATELLLLELGRSAGETFRHLLFVSAHGGNTGPLARAVARLRAESRDVEVYQPRWQGDPHAGRPETAMQLALRPDVVEMDCAEPGDRRPLGEVLPLLREGGVRAVSHNGVLGDPTGANAAEGEELLTVLTVALVSQVDGWCPR
- a CDS encoding mycofactocin-coupled SDR family oxidoreductase, whose amino-acid sequence is MSAVTARVALVTGAARGIGAATVLRLARQGYAVLAVDRASDDPVLPYPMGGADELAAVVRAAREHSPEIGEFVADVRDPTAIAAAVAEVENRWGGMDVAIAAAGVIAGGVPLWEVPPDQERAVLEVNLHGVLNLARVAVPALLRRPRPRSGRFLAIASAAATRGLPMLAAYCAAKAAVAGLIHALGVELGDSGVTANAVSPGSTDTPILAESARLYDLPDAAAFAAQQPMGRVLDPDEVAAVLEFLAGPGSSAMTGAVVPVDGGLAL
- the mftF gene encoding mycofactocin biosynthesis glycosyltransferase MftF (Members of this protein family, MftF, are glycosyltransferases, members of PF00535 (glycosyl transferase family 2). The encoding gene is found as part of the mycofactocin cassette, in Mycobacterium tuberculosis, many other Actinobacteria, and occasional members of other lineages. Mycofactocin itself, a putative redox carrier, is a heavily modified derivative of the C-terminal Val-Tyr dipeptide of the mycofactocin precursor MftA (TIGR03969).) → MKPPLPQGFRIQLDRDTRQLTETLWYGGAPARVLWLTEAGQRAWQELADGPVTSAAAGVLARQLTDAGLAHPVPPEPGEPDVTVVIPVHDRAVLLERCLAALDGRHPVLVVDDASADAAEVAAVAAKYGAKLVRRDVNGGPGAARNSALEHVDTELVAFLDSDCVPTEDWAGRLAAHFADPMIAAVAPRVRALAEDTWAGRYTRAASSLDLGDRPARVLPGGRTSYVPTAALVARVCAVRSVGAFDERLRVGEDVDLVWRLHAAGHRIRYAPDVHVDHHEPDTWRALLGRRARYGTSAAPLSVRHPKSLAPLGLHPWPTLTVAALLARRPLLAALAFGGAAGSMARLLKAHDVPTRDVARTMATAVGQTWLGCGRYGTQYAAPLLAALMIPGGRRKWGRRAALASLLFGPPLTAWVKTRPALDPVRYTAAAVADDLAYGAGAWSGCLTHRTATPLRPALVRRPLRFDPKGKR